A genomic segment from Nocardiopsis sp. Huas11 encodes:
- a CDS encoding DUF397 domain-containing protein: protein MIHPSGDPRPTSAEITEQSFTKSSFSGGQGSCVGIKRFGDWTVVGKHELAAASPTLIFPRADWDGFCALVARGERTGVGEVAAAFTSDGGFTLTETSNVGAPTIVYDRDEWEAFKLGVEAGELRSGDPRGTLVS from the coding sequence ATGATTCACCCCTCAGGCGACCCCCGCCCCACGTCAGCCGAGATCACCGAGCAGTCGTTCACCAAGTCCTCGTTCTCCGGTGGCCAGGGTTCCTGCGTCGGCATCAAGCGCTTCGGCGACTGGACCGTGGTGGGCAAACACGAACTAGCAGCCGCCAGCCCCACGCTGATCTTCCCGAGAGCCGACTGGGACGGGTTCTGCGCCCTGGTGGCGCGGGGGGAGAGAACGGGGGTTGGCGAAGTCGCGGCTGCCTTCACCTCTGACGGAGGCTTCACCCTCACCGAAACGAGCAACGTAGGTGCCCCGACGATCGTCTACGACCGGGACGAGTGGGAAGCCTTCAAGCTCGGCGTCGAAGCCGGTGAACTCCGCAGCGGCGACCCTCGCGGCACGCTCGTCAGCTGA
- a CDS encoding helix-turn-helix transcriptional regulator, which produces MARARGPAGSKRKLGLWLKEQRTKAGFTGKQVANELGCGDPKVFRMEGGHAIPSKLELDHLFELFQVDDQRERELIRQLAADAKSRHWTTDFESVMPPKFDIYVGREEDATSLRVYETHLMHGLLQIEGHMRPLLAATNPQEPAEDVERLVEFRTRRQLVLTREPDPLNLWVVMDETVVRRPIGGTQVHREQLQHLLKITERPNVNIQIIPESVGAHAGLSGPFTILDFEPDEPEMIYIEGQGGNLYLDKAREIRRHKQLWNHIVDVAMSTAQSKQYIKKVMEDLPS; this is translated from the coding sequence GTGGCGCGAGCACGTGGCCCGGCCGGCAGCAAACGCAAGCTGGGGCTCTGGTTGAAGGAGCAGCGCACGAAGGCCGGGTTCACCGGCAAGCAGGTCGCCAACGAACTCGGATGCGGGGATCCCAAGGTCTTCCGAATGGAGGGCGGGCACGCCATCCCCAGCAAGCTCGAACTCGACCATCTCTTCGAGCTCTTTCAGGTCGATGACCAGAGGGAACGCGAGCTGATTCGCCAACTGGCGGCGGACGCCAAGTCACGCCACTGGACGACCGACTTCGAGAGCGTGATGCCGCCCAAGTTCGACATCTATGTCGGACGTGAGGAGGATGCGACGAGCCTGCGCGTCTACGAGACGCACCTCATGCACGGGCTGCTCCAGATCGAGGGGCACATGCGCCCACTCCTCGCGGCCACCAACCCTCAGGAGCCAGCTGAGGACGTCGAGCGACTGGTCGAGTTCCGCACACGCCGCCAACTGGTCCTGACTCGCGAGCCCGATCCACTGAACCTGTGGGTCGTCATGGACGAGACCGTTGTTCGCAGGCCCATAGGCGGCACCCAGGTGCACCGGGAGCAACTCCAGCACCTGTTGAAGATCACCGAGCGTCCGAACGTGAACATCCAGATCATCCCGGAGAGCGTGGGCGCCCACGCTGGGCTGAGCGGCCCGTTCACCATCCTGGACTTCGAGCCCGATGAGCCCGAGATGATCTACATCGAGGGCCAGGGTGGAAACCTGTATCTGGACAAGGCCCGCGAGATCCGTCGGCACAAGCAACTGTGGAATCACATCGTCGACGTCGCGATGTCCACGGCCCAGAGCAAGCAGTACATCAAGAAGGTTATGGAGGATCTGCCGTCATGA
- a CDS encoding ATP-binding protein, protein MPVRKKNRWRGECTGYFDGRVDQVKRIREWCQKAVRMDDERAAPVLLIVSELATNAIQHSASGDQYGRVRVTVEVMPGDFVLLRVIDDGARAGRRVTRPCIPTPADEPSVGGHGLALVSALSEKWWWTDHPQGLAVWVLIDPNRSADED, encoded by the coding sequence ATGCCGGTACGGAAGAAGAACCGCTGGCGCGGAGAGTGCACGGGCTACTTCGACGGGCGGGTCGACCAGGTCAAGCGGATCCGTGAGTGGTGTCAGAAGGCCGTCCGCATGGACGACGAACGGGCCGCGCCGGTCCTGCTCATCGTCAGCGAGCTCGCCACCAACGCGATCCAGCACTCGGCCTCCGGAGACCAGTACGGGCGGGTCAGGGTCACCGTGGAGGTCATGCCCGGCGACTTCGTCCTGCTGAGGGTGATCGACGACGGCGCCCGCGCGGGCCGCCGGGTCACCCGACCCTGCATCCCCACCCCAGCCGACGAACCGAGCGTCGGCGGGCACGGCCTGGCCCTGGTCTCCGCGCTCTCCGAGAAGTGGTGGTGGACCGACCACCCCCAAGGGCTGGCCGTGTGGGTGTTGATCGACCCCAATCGCTCAGCCGACGAGGACTGA
- a CDS encoding L,D-transpeptidase has protein sequence MLRSPLAPHPARTRHRQVLTPLAAAALLAALTACSSGSPEESEGTAADTAGAEEASAPLAAEIATVTGSEIEVMTEKDGGEVLETLASPNDFGEDRAFLVESNEGEWLEVLLPVRPNGTTGWVRSDEVSLSGTDFRVEIDMAGFEFAVHDGEEEVRSGVIGTGENDTPTPPGRYYFTELLQPPDPDGDYGVYAFGLSGFSESLETFAGGPGQLAVHGTNDESALGQQVSHGCVRVSNEDITWMAENLPIGTPVEIS, from the coding sequence ATGCTTCGATCTCCACTCGCCCCGCACCCGGCACGGACCCGGCACCGCCAGGTCCTGACGCCGCTGGCGGCGGCCGCGCTCCTGGCCGCGCTGACGGCCTGCTCGTCCGGTTCCCCGGAGGAGTCCGAGGGCACCGCCGCCGACACCGCGGGCGCGGAGGAGGCGTCAGCCCCGCTCGCTGCCGAGATCGCCACGGTCACCGGCAGCGAGATCGAGGTGATGACGGAGAAGGACGGCGGCGAGGTGCTGGAGACGCTCGCGAGCCCCAACGACTTCGGTGAGGACCGCGCCTTCCTCGTCGAGAGCAACGAGGGCGAGTGGCTGGAAGTTCTCCTGCCGGTCCGCCCGAACGGCACCACCGGTTGGGTGCGCAGCGACGAGGTGTCGCTGAGCGGCACCGACTTCCGCGTTGAGATCGACATGGCTGGGTTCGAGTTCGCCGTCCACGACGGTGAAGAGGAGGTGCGTAGCGGCGTGATCGGCACGGGGGAGAACGACACCCCCACCCCGCCGGGCCGGTACTACTTCACCGAACTCCTCCAGCCTCCGGACCCCGATGGCGACTACGGCGTGTACGCGTTCGGGCTGAGCGGGTTCTCGGAGTCCCTGGAGACCTTCGCGGGCGGCCCCGGCCAGTTGGCGGTGCACGGCACCAACGACGAGAGCGCGCTGGGGCAGCAGGTGAGCCACGGATGCGTCCGGGTGTCCAACGAGGACATCACCTGGATGGCCGAGAACCTGCCGATCGGCACCCCGGTCGAGATCTCCTGA
- a CDS encoding response regulator transcription factor gives MLVAEDDVNQADLIRRYLEHEGHRVSLVHDGRAAVAAHHRDRPDLVVLDVMMPIMSGLEACRALRAESDVAVLMLTARATEEDLLTGLDLGADDYVTKPYSPRELMARVRTLLRRARRPAGGAEGAGAAVPAEADPVLRAGALAVDPARRTVHLGGEAVSCTRAEFQLLAALAAQPGRVFTRAQLLEHIHGISRFITERTIDVHVKNLRRKLEPNPRRPASLVTVYGVGYKLIGPADDTAPA, from the coding sequence GTGCTCGTCGCCGAGGACGACGTGAACCAGGCGGACCTCATCCGGCGTTACCTGGAACACGAGGGACACCGCGTGAGCCTGGTCCACGACGGGCGCGCGGCCGTGGCCGCGCACCACCGCGACCGGCCCGACCTGGTGGTGCTGGACGTGATGATGCCGATCATGAGCGGCCTGGAGGCGTGCCGCGCCCTGCGCGCCGAGTCCGACGTCGCGGTGCTGATGCTCACCGCCCGCGCCACCGAGGAGGACCTGTTGACGGGGTTGGACCTCGGAGCGGACGACTACGTCACCAAGCCCTACAGCCCGCGCGAGCTGATGGCGCGGGTGCGCACGCTGCTGCGCCGGGCGCGGCGCCCGGCCGGCGGGGCCGAGGGGGCCGGGGCCGCGGTCCCTGCGGAGGCCGACCCCGTCCTGCGGGCGGGGGCACTGGCGGTCGATCCGGCCCGCCGCACCGTCCACCTGGGCGGGGAAGCGGTGTCCTGCACCCGGGCGGAGTTCCAACTGCTCGCGGCGCTCGCCGCCCAGCCAGGGCGGGTGTTCACCCGCGCCCAGCTCCTGGAGCACATCCACGGCATCAGCCGGTTCATCACCGAGCGCACCATCGACGTACACGTGAAGAACCTGCGCCGCAAGCTCGAACCGAACCCGCGCAGGCCCGCGTCGCTGGTCACCGTGTACGGGGTCGGGTACAAACTGATCGGGCCCGCCGATGACACCGCCCCGGCGTAG
- a CDS encoding HAMP domain-containing sensor histidine kinase yields MTPPRRREKARHSARQQDTDRPRHSDRPRHTDRQQDIDQRQRPDRPRRRTSLRHSLRARLLASSVLVAVCSITATAWLAVQGTSESLSVEQGETLASDTRIHDELVGYAATHPSWEGVDATVQELSEQTGRRIALATENRRPIADSAESGSDSPAALPPRASSVVDPLAVDVTLVPEGVDRIDPRAVGPFALNPEDRARLLELAEEGTACLMELYGITAEVEVGPSGRPSVTASESDQGMWADIWFDCGLELLDEPVGTERDALAALAGLTEPCLDPGGEGVEFRMDGATGLPEAVPASMTPERADPVAPSPADDARAPLEPGDASPPPADPSEEPGSGAGPVEEEWGPVGGNGAPDEAPQTTDEGERALEEEREAEAQLLDEERTALEEEPLLPEPDGAWAGPVSPELDQRSADCVDSARRELLDPHVAPAALLFIDDPAEDPAAGLSLSREGVLRVSSVVLLVLVLTVGVSVTVSTRLARPVRALTGAVLRMRAGEGAGRVEVRDSGELGQLAAAFNEMSEHLERLEEQRKAMVSDVSHELRTPLSNLRGWLEAAQDGVADLQPERMEMLVGETLLLQAIIDDLQDLALADAGKLRLSPEPVEAGSLVEQVVASHRLRADEAGLRLIVEADGVVLRADRTRLAQAVGNLVGNALRHTSAPGTVTVRARREGPDAVIEVADTGAGIAPEDLPQVFDRFWRAEKSRSRQTGGSGLGLAIVRNLAELHGGSITVESTLGVGSTFTLRLPLSGPERTRTPTP; encoded by the coding sequence ATGACACCGCCCCGGCGTAGGGAGAAGGCGCGGCACAGCGCCCGGCAGCAGGACACCGACCGGCCGCGGCACAGCGACCGGCCACGGCACACCGACCGGCAGCAGGACATCGACCAGCGACAACGCCCCGACCGACCGCGGCGCAGGACCTCCCTGCGGCACAGCCTGCGCGCCCGCCTGCTGGCGAGCTCGGTGCTCGTCGCGGTCTGCTCCATCACGGCGACCGCGTGGCTGGCCGTCCAGGGGACCTCGGAGTCCCTCAGCGTCGAACAGGGGGAGACCCTGGCCTCCGACACCCGGATCCACGACGAACTCGTCGGCTACGCCGCCACCCACCCGAGCTGGGAGGGCGTCGACGCGACCGTCCAGGAGCTCTCCGAGCAGACCGGTCGGCGGATCGCGCTGGCCACGGAGAACCGCCGGCCCATCGCCGACTCCGCCGAGTCCGGGTCCGACTCCCCGGCCGCGCTGCCGCCCCGGGCCTCCTCCGTCGTGGACCCGCTCGCGGTGGACGTGACGCTGGTGCCCGAGGGGGTGGACCGCATCGATCCGCGCGCGGTGGGGCCCTTCGCCCTCAACCCCGAAGACCGGGCGCGGCTGCTCGAGCTCGCGGAGGAGGGCACCGCCTGCCTCATGGAGCTGTACGGGATCACCGCCGAGGTGGAGGTGGGACCGAGCGGACGGCCGTCCGTGACCGCTTCGGAGTCCGACCAGGGCATGTGGGCCGACATCTGGTTCGACTGCGGGCTCGAGCTCCTGGACGAGCCGGTCGGGACCGAGCGCGACGCGCTCGCGGCTCTGGCCGGACTCACCGAGCCGTGCCTGGACCCGGGGGGCGAGGGGGTGGAGTTCCGGATGGACGGTGCGACCGGTCTCCCCGAGGCGGTCCCCGCGAGCATGACGCCCGAGCGCGCCGACCCCGTGGCCCCATCACCCGCCGACGACGCCCGTGCCCCCCTGGAGCCGGGGGACGCCAGTCCTCCCCCTGCGGATCCGAGCGAGGAGCCGGGGTCGGGGGCGGGCCCGGTCGAGGAGGAGTGGGGGCCGGTCGGCGGAAACGGAGCCCCGGACGAGGCGCCGCAGACCACGGACGAGGGGGAACGCGCGCTGGAGGAGGAGCGGGAGGCCGAGGCGCAGTTGCTGGATGAGGAGCGGACGGCCCTTGAGGAAGAGCCGCTGCTCCCGGAACCGGATGGCGCGTGGGCCGGACCGGTCTCACCTGAGCTGGACCAGCGCAGCGCCGACTGCGTCGACTCCGCCCGGCGGGAGCTGCTCGACCCGCACGTGGCCCCGGCCGCGCTCCTGTTCATCGACGATCCGGCCGAGGACCCGGCCGCCGGGCTGTCCCTCTCCCGTGAGGGCGTGCTGCGGGTCTCCAGCGTGGTGCTGCTGGTGCTGGTGCTGACCGTCGGGGTGAGCGTGACCGTCTCGACACGGCTGGCGCGTCCCGTCCGTGCCCTCACCGGCGCGGTGCTGCGCATGCGCGCGGGCGAGGGCGCGGGTCGGGTCGAGGTGCGCGACTCCGGCGAGCTCGGCCAGCTGGCCGCCGCCTTCAACGAGATGTCCGAGCACCTAGAGCGGTTGGAGGAGCAGCGCAAGGCCATGGTCAGCGACGTCTCGCACGAGCTGCGGACCCCGCTGAGCAACCTCCGGGGCTGGTTGGAGGCGGCCCAGGACGGTGTGGCCGACCTCCAGCCGGAGCGGATGGAGATGCTGGTGGGCGAGACCCTGCTCCTCCAGGCGATCATCGACGACCTCCAGGACCTGGCGCTGGCCGACGCCGGCAAGCTGCGGCTGTCGCCGGAGCCGGTGGAGGCCGGGTCCCTGGTCGAGCAGGTCGTGGCGAGCCACCGGCTGCGCGCGGACGAAGCCGGGCTGCGTCTGATCGTCGAGGCGGACGGGGTCGTGCTCCGGGCCGACCGGACGCGGTTGGCGCAGGCCGTGGGGAACCTGGTCGGGAACGCGCTACGGCACACCTCGGCGCCCGGGACCGTGACGGTTCGAGCGCGCCGTGAGGGTCCGGACGCGGTGATCGAGGTCGCCGACACCGGGGCCGGGATCGCCCCGGAGGACCTGCCGCAGGTGTTCGACCGGTTCTGGCGGGCGGAGAAGTCCCGGAGCCGGCAGACCGGCGGGAGCGGCCTGGGGCTGGCCATCGTGCGCAACCTCGCCGAGCTGCACGGCGGTTCGATCACGGTGGAGAGCACGCTCGGGGTCGGCTCGACGTTCACGCTCCGACTCCCGCTGTCCGGGCCCGAACGGACCCGTACCCCCACCCCCTGA
- a CDS encoding ABC transporter ATP-binding protein, translated as MPIAGAAMLQSRELTKTYYSTDPPSRVLDGIDLTVGRGEFLVVMGASGSGKSTLLYNVSGMDRPTGGSVALEGRDLTSLSDREMSRVRLTRMGFIFQQAYFLANLSIRDNVLLPALKAAPREKAVAIARVDALLERFGIAHVQRHGITQVSGGQLQRAAICRALACEPAVLFADEPTGALNSSMSTEVMDALTDVHREGTTIVMVTHDPACAARADRVIYLRDGLVVDSRDLGTWSAERSSRREDELYAWLRDMGF; from the coding sequence ATGCCGATCGCCGGCGCCGCCATGCTGCAATCCCGGGAACTGACCAAGACCTACTACTCCACCGATCCACCGAGCCGGGTGCTCGACGGCATCGACCTGACCGTCGGGCGAGGCGAGTTCCTCGTCGTGATGGGCGCGTCCGGTTCCGGGAAGTCGACGCTGCTCTACAACGTCAGCGGGATGGACCGCCCGACGGGCGGGAGCGTGGCCCTGGAGGGACGGGACCTGACCTCGCTGAGCGACAGGGAGATGAGCCGTGTCCGGCTGACCCGGATGGGGTTCATCTTCCAGCAGGCGTACTTCCTGGCCAACCTGAGCATCCGGGACAACGTCCTCCTGCCCGCGCTCAAGGCGGCGCCCCGGGAGAAGGCCGTCGCGATCGCCCGCGTGGACGCGCTCCTGGAGCGGTTCGGCATCGCGCACGTCCAGCGGCACGGCATCACCCAGGTCTCCGGAGGGCAGCTGCAACGGGCCGCGATCTGCCGGGCGCTGGCGTGCGAACCGGCGGTGCTGTTCGCCGACGAGCCGACCGGGGCGCTCAACAGCAGCATGTCGACCGAGGTCATGGACGCGCTCACCGACGTGCACCGCGAGGGGACGACGATCGTCATGGTGACGCACGACCCCGCCTGCGCCGCCCGGGCCGACCGCGTGATCTACCTCCGGGACGGGCTGGTGGTGGACTCGCGCGACCTGGGGACGTGGAGCGCGGAGCGGTCGTCGCGACGCGAGGACGAGCTGTACGCGTGGCTGCGGGACATGGGGTTCTGA
- a CDS encoding FtsX-like permease family protein: MKSSLNLRHAFNDLRRNKGVNVALVVILVLSAFMMATGAMVMERLVGSVDRLFEEAKAPHFIQMHMGEYDPDALERFASEHPEVDAWLVEEMIGFDSAAIAWRRPATGESGDLSDSLIDNLFVAQNAEFDFLLDETGAIARPAPGEVYVPVAYQQEYDLRVGDELTVRTDSELRELEVQGFVRDAQMASSLSSSTRFLVAEEDRVTLEEAGGGSPEIIVEYRLTDPAASTDLQRAYESEDGLPKDGPAITYRLMLLIYALGDGLVALALAFASLVLIAIALLNLRFVIRGTLEDEVREIGAMKAIGLPHRTIAGLYLPKYRVMTLLACVIGGALAVVATRLLTRGIQVNYVEAPPSAVTVLAPVLALVFVYATVLGICRGVLGGVRRIQVVSALVHGSVHDERQTARRAKRQARRVRRTSLTAYRSGNLSGRLTLLDLRAESGQWVLIPIVFLLATVLMVLPTNMLSTFESPRFITYMGAPEVDLRADMQFFDDVDTVRADMLSAMEGDDRLTDVRAFAHVPHEVDVVVEGEQVRDLLPVEVGDYSGDTIEFFQGERPGPGQIALSVLASDEYGVPIGDELTIHRDGEPTTLMVSGVYQDITGGGHSAKLHGEAATGAVGHVVYADAVEGADLQAVVDEYDERFQEASVLSMPEYGRQTLSNLTGSFRSTAVLAGVFGLGVATVITVMFLELRLTRERTRMGLLSAIGFSTREIIAQVRAKILMAAALGTVLGLVFTATAGESLVSGLLSLSGLGVVDLDFITNPLLVYAAYPAVLIGAGYLGAVLRTARLRHADKSTWLTGG; the protein is encoded by the coding sequence GTGAAGTCCTCGCTGAACCTGCGGCATGCGTTCAACGACCTCAGGCGCAACAAGGGCGTCAACGTCGCGCTCGTCGTGATCCTCGTCCTCAGCGCGTTCATGATGGCCACCGGGGCCATGGTCATGGAGCGCCTGGTCGGATCGGTCGACCGGCTCTTCGAGGAGGCGAAGGCGCCGCACTTCATCCAGATGCATATGGGCGAGTACGACCCGGACGCGCTGGAACGGTTCGCCTCGGAGCATCCGGAGGTCGACGCGTGGCTCGTCGAGGAGATGATCGGCTTCGACAGTGCCGCCATCGCCTGGCGGCGTCCGGCCACGGGCGAGTCGGGCGACCTCTCCGACAGCCTGATCGACAACCTCTTCGTGGCGCAGAACGCCGAGTTCGACTTCCTGCTGGACGAGACCGGGGCGATCGCGCGACCCGCCCCGGGCGAGGTCTACGTGCCCGTGGCCTACCAGCAGGAGTACGACCTGCGGGTCGGCGACGAACTCACCGTGCGGACCGACTCCGAGCTTAGGGAGTTGGAGGTCCAGGGGTTCGTGCGCGACGCGCAGATGGCGTCCTCACTGTCCTCCTCCACGCGGTTCCTGGTCGCCGAGGAGGACCGGGTGACCCTGGAAGAGGCCGGCGGCGGCAGCCCGGAGATCATCGTCGAGTACCGCCTGACCGACCCCGCCGCCTCCACGGACCTCCAGCGGGCGTACGAGTCCGAGGACGGGCTGCCGAAGGACGGCCCGGCGATCACCTACCGGCTGATGCTCCTGATCTACGCGCTCGGCGACGGCCTGGTGGCGCTGGCCCTGGCGTTCGCGAGCCTGGTCCTCATCGCCATCGCGCTGCTCAACCTGCGCTTCGTGATCCGCGGGACGCTGGAGGACGAGGTCCGCGAGATCGGCGCGATGAAGGCCATCGGCCTCCCCCACCGGACCATCGCCGGCCTGTACCTGCCGAAGTACCGTGTGATGACCCTCCTCGCGTGCGTCATCGGGGGTGCCCTGGCCGTGGTCGCCACCCGCCTGCTGACCCGCGGCATCCAGGTGAACTACGTCGAGGCGCCGCCGAGCGCCGTCACGGTCCTGGCGCCCGTGCTCGCCCTGGTGTTCGTCTACGCGACCGTCCTCGGCATCTGCCGCGGCGTCCTCGGCGGGGTCCGCAGGATCCAGGTCGTGAGCGCCCTGGTCCACGGCAGCGTCCACGACGAACGGCAGACCGCCCGGCGCGCCAAGCGGCAGGCGAGGCGGGTCCGGCGGACCAGCCTGACCGCGTACCGGAGCGGGAACCTCAGCGGACGCCTGACCCTGCTCGACCTGCGCGCCGAGAGCGGGCAGTGGGTCCTCATCCCGATCGTCTTCCTCCTCGCGACCGTCCTGATGGTGCTCCCGACGAACATGCTCAGCACGTTCGAGAGCCCGCGCTTCATCACGTACATGGGCGCTCCGGAGGTCGATCTGCGCGCCGACATGCAGTTCTTCGACGATGTCGACACCGTGCGCGCGGACATGCTCTCGGCGATGGAGGGCGACGACCGGCTGACGGACGTGCGCGCCTTCGCCCACGTGCCGCACGAGGTCGACGTCGTGGTCGAGGGGGAGCAGGTGAGGGATCTGCTGCCGGTCGAGGTGGGCGACTACTCCGGTGACACGATCGAGTTCTTCCAGGGCGAGCGCCCCGGACCAGGACAGATCGCCCTCTCCGTCCTGGCCTCGGACGAGTACGGAGTCCCGATCGGGGACGAACTGACCATCCACCGGGACGGGGAACCCACCACGCTCATGGTCAGCGGCGTCTACCAGGACATCACCGGGGGCGGGCACAGCGCCAAACTGCACGGCGAGGCGGCGACCGGCGCGGTCGGCCACGTGGTCTACGCGGACGCGGTGGAGGGAGCCGACCTCCAGGCCGTCGTGGACGAGTACGACGAGCGCTTCCAGGAGGCCTCCGTGCTCTCCATGCCCGAGTACGGCCGGCAGACGCTGTCGAACCTGACCGGCTCCTTCAGGAGCACCGCGGTCCTGGCCGGGGTGTTCGGGCTCGGCGTCGCGACGGTGATCACGGTCATGTTCCTCGAACTGCGCCTGACCAGGGAGCGGACCAGGATGGGCCTGCTGTCCGCCATCGGCTTCTCGACCAGGGAGATCATCGCGCAGGTCCGCGCCAAGATCCTCATGGCGGCGGCCCTGGGCACCGTGCTCGGCCTGGTGTTCACGGCGACGGCGGGGGAGTCCCTCGTCAGCGGGCTCCTCTCCCTGTCCGGGCTGGGGGTCGTGGACCTGGACTTCATCACGAACCCGCTGCTCGTGTACGCGGCCTACCCGGCCGTCCTGATCGGCGCCGGATACCTCGGCGCGGTACTGCGCACCGCACGGCTACGCCACGCAGACAAGAGCACGTGGCTGACAGGAGGATAG
- a CDS encoding TetR/AcrR family transcriptional regulator, translated as MSAAAQPARPPLSRDSVLRAALAIVDREGPEKLTMRRLGGELGVDPMAVYRHVPNKSALFDGITEVIWGSVDVDGIDVAGTWRDELVGVMRSLRDALRAHPRAVVILGTRPVAGPELFALLERMLGRLAAAGMPANADAAELLNILVTYTTGHVLAEAGEPVGGETDQPSDPGLSLSTHPHLAAVLADGWEHDPDRAYERGLRAFVDGWRRAPEPGERPW; from the coding sequence ATGAGCGCAGCCGCCCAGCCGGCCCGACCGCCGCTGTCCCGCGACTCCGTCCTTCGCGCCGCCCTCGCGATCGTCGACCGCGAGGGGCCGGAGAAGCTCACCATGCGGCGCCTCGGCGGCGAACTCGGTGTGGACCCGATGGCCGTGTACCGCCACGTGCCGAACAAGTCCGCCCTGTTCGACGGCATCACCGAGGTGATCTGGGGCTCCGTCGACGTCGACGGCATCGACGTCGCGGGCACCTGGCGGGACGAGCTCGTCGGCGTCATGCGCTCCCTCCGCGACGCGCTCCGCGCCCATCCGCGCGCCGTGGTCATCCTGGGCACCCGACCCGTGGCCGGACCCGAGCTCTTCGCCCTCCTGGAACGGATGCTCGGCCGCCTGGCCGCTGCCGGGATGCCCGCGAACGCCGACGCCGCCGAGTTGCTGAACATCCTGGTGACATACACCACCGGGCACGTCCTGGCCGAGGCCGGTGAGCCCGTTGGCGGCGAGACGGACCAACCCAGCGACCCGGGGCTGAGCCTTTCGACCCATCCGCACCTGGCGGCCGTGCTCGCCGACGGCTGGGAACACGACCCCGACCGGGCGTACGAGCGCGGGCTGCGCGCGTTCGTCGACGGCTGGCGCCGCGCGCCCGAACCCGGCGAGCGACCGTGGTGA
- a CDS encoding MFS transporter — MDAATASGAIPLRNRYALFTLLSTCADFVYGAVFVTVLLDRGVQPWALGSMLAANIALGMVLEAPSGALGDRYGHRRLLCAGLAAWGAGFAVFGGAEAIAATVLGLALGVCGHSLQSGTLTAIVINRIGDHDRAWRVRRSVRLGQVAGRGGSVLGAASVLVGGSWAQAGTLVLVAGAGLVVLAALTPLCFPADRRRPGVSVLAILRESVVAIAGRRFWPLVALSVATGVVMATLIMAWQPLLRAAYGEDVRLNGLVLLLMTLGLMAGAACSRFTDRLRPQVWGPVFAVATGAPLALLAFGWLPLVPGLVIAEFFLGVTGVVSAAWQQLMYSDANRNTMFSAMAVVSGVTYAATQWSFGWLWELNGIPMTICVLVGVSAVIALLTPLSARLFPESVRVGSAHGEPRAGEHSG; from the coding sequence TTGGACGCGGCCACGGCATCGGGCGCCATTCCCCTGCGCAACCGCTACGCGCTCTTCACGCTGCTGTCGACCTGCGCCGACTTCGTCTACGGGGCGGTGTTCGTCACCGTGCTCCTGGACCGCGGCGTGCAGCCGTGGGCGCTGGGGTCGATGCTGGCCGCCAACATCGCGCTGGGCATGGTGCTGGAGGCGCCGAGCGGCGCGTTGGGCGACCGCTACGGGCACCGGCGGCTGCTGTGCGCGGGCCTGGCGGCGTGGGGCGCGGGGTTCGCCGTGTTCGGCGGCGCCGAGGCGATCGCGGCGACCGTGCTCGGCCTGGCCCTGGGGGTGTGCGGCCACAGCCTGCAGTCGGGCACGCTCACCGCCATCGTCATCAACCGGATCGGCGACCACGACCGCGCCTGGCGGGTGCGGCGCTCCGTGCGGCTGGGGCAGGTCGCCGGCCGCGGCGGCTCGGTGCTGGGCGCCGCGTCCGTCCTGGTCGGCGGCTCGTGGGCGCAGGCGGGCACGCTCGTGCTCGTCGCCGGGGCGGGACTGGTGGTGCTCGCCGCCCTGACGCCGCTGTGCTTCCCCGCTGACCGGCGGCGTCCGGGGGTCTCGGTCCTGGCGATCCTGCGCGAGTCGGTCGTGGCCATCGCCGGCCGGCGCTTCTGGCCGCTGGTGGCGCTGTCGGTGGCGACGGGCGTGGTGATGGCGACGCTCATCATGGCGTGGCAGCCGCTGCTGCGGGCCGCCTACGGCGAGGACGTGCGCCTCAACGGTCTGGTGCTGCTTCTCATGACGCTCGGGCTGATGGCGGGCGCGGCCTGTTCGCGCTTCACCGACCGGCTGCGGCCCCAGGTGTGGGGGCCGGTGTTCGCCGTCGCCACCGGGGCTCCCCTGGCCCTGCTCGCCTTCGGGTGGCTGCCGCTGGTCCCCGGGCTGGTCATCGCCGAATTCTTTCTCGGTGTGACGGGTGTGGTGTCCGCGGCCTGGCAGCAGCTGATGTATTCGGACGCCAACCGCAACACGATGTTCTCCGCGATGGCGGTCGTGAGCGGCGTCACGTACGCGGCCACGCAATGGTCGTTCGGGTGGTTGTGGGAGCTGAACGGAATTCCCATGACGATCTGCGTCCTGGTGGGCGTGAGCGCGGTGATCGCTCTGCTCACGCCGCTGTCGGCCCGTCTCTTCCCGGAGTCGGTCCGCGTGGGGTCCGCGCACGGGGAACCGCGGGCGGGCGAACACTCCGGTTGA